Proteins co-encoded in one Bradyrhizobium sp. 170 genomic window:
- a CDS encoding IS701 family transposase yields the protein MVDTRSKWEDELGRWLKPFLDRLGHKARRRMCPLYVSGLIGPGDRKSVQPMAARLAPNDYDQLHHFIADGVWDAAPLESELLVQADRLVGGKDAVLVIDDTAMPKKGDRSVGVAPQYASSLGKTANCQTLVSLTLARGEVPVMVALRLFIPESWTSNPVRLKRAGVPVEHRAARTKPEIALAEIDRVMAAGMRFGCVLADAGYGLSAPFRQGLTTRGLAWAVGIPRHLKVYPVEVKLIWPVAGRGRPRKRHIPDILSRAAEDMLANAKWQNVSWRNGTKGRLEARFAAVRVRTADGPPQRIKDMGQQHLPGDEAWLIGEHRTSGEKKYYLANLPAKTNLRTLAATIKARWICEQAHQQLKEELGLDHFEGRSWQGLHRHALMTMIAYAFLQHRRLAQAGRKKKNQWSTASAEPAGRTPGHRRSHRSTTTSAMPVLQKTNRRKAAA from the coding sequence ATGGTGGACACGAGGTCGAAGTGGGAAGACGAGCTTGGACGCTGGCTCAAGCCATTCCTGGATCGTTTAGGTCACAAGGCACGGCGGCGGATGTGTCCGCTGTATGTTTCGGGACTGATTGGACCGGGTGATCGCAAGAGCGTCCAGCCGATGGCGGCGCGGCTGGCACCGAACGACTATGATCAGTTGCACCATTTCATCGCTGATGGCGTCTGGGATGCGGCGCCATTGGAGTCAGAATTGCTCGTTCAGGCCGATCGCCTCGTCGGCGGCAAAGATGCGGTGCTGGTCATCGACGACACAGCGATGCCGAAGAAGGGCGATCGTTCGGTTGGTGTCGCTCCGCAATATGCCTCGTCTCTCGGCAAGACGGCCAATTGCCAAACATTGGTGTCGCTGACGCTTGCGCGGGGTGAAGTGCCGGTAATGGTGGCATTACGTCTCTTCATTCCAGAGAGTTGGACGAGCAACCCGGTGCGTTTGAAGCGTGCGGGCGTTCCAGTCGAGCACCGCGCAGCGCGGACCAAGCCAGAGATCGCCTTGGCGGAGATCGATCGCGTGATGGCAGCCGGTATGCGCTTCGGCTGTGTGCTGGCGGATGCCGGTTACGGCCTCAGCGCGCCGTTCCGTCAGGGGCTCACGACACGCGGCCTGGCCTGGGCCGTCGGTATCCCTCGTCACCTGAAGGTGTATCCGGTCGAGGTTAAACTGATCTGGCCGGTTGCCGGTCGGGGCCGTCCCCGCAAGCGGCACATTCCGGATATCCTATCGAGGGCGGCCGAAGATATGCTGGCCAATGCCAAGTGGCAAAATGTGAGTTGGCGAAACGGTACCAAGGGCCGGCTGGAAGCTCGCTTCGCCGCTGTTCGCGTGCGAACCGCCGATGGGCCACCTCAGCGGATCAAGGACATGGGCCAGCAGCATCTTCCGGGGGACGAAGCCTGGCTCATCGGCGAACACAGGACGTCGGGAGAGAAGAAATATTATCTCGCCAATCTGCCGGCCAAGACGAATCTGCGCACGTTAGCTGCCACGATCAAAGCCCGATGGATTTGCGAACAGGCCCATCAGCAGTTGAAAGAGGAACTCGGGCTTGATCACTTCGAGGGAAGATCCTGGCAAGGCCTCCATCGTCACGCGCTCATGACCATGATCGCTTACGCATTCCTCCAGCATCGGCGTCTCGCACAAGCGGGGCGGAAAAAAAAGAATCAATGGTCCACCGCCTCAGCCGAGCCTGCCGGCCGTACGCCAGGCCATCGTCGATCTCATCGTTCAACCACGACCTCAGCGATGCCCGTACTGCAGAAGACAAATCGGCGAAAAGCAGCGGCGTGA
- a CDS encoding META domain-containing protein, producing MISFARTARAGTASLLLIATALHFSPALADDGFPFGTEMQLDVNRQPGSKRIPNLEIGDAGEVVFELWCKGGKGQFSVAGNTVIFVAGAMANRPCPPDRAQADDELIAALTDAGTWKRQGDFVSFVGAKALRFRINTN from the coding sequence ATGATTTCATTCGCACGCACGGCCCGGGCAGGCACCGCTTCGCTCCTGCTGATCGCCACCGCCCTGCATTTCAGCCCGGCGCTGGCCGATGACGGCTTTCCGTTCGGAACGGAAATGCAGCTCGACGTGAACCGCCAGCCCGGATCCAAGCGGATCCCCAATCTTGAGATCGGCGATGCCGGCGAGGTGGTCTTCGAACTCTGGTGCAAGGGCGGCAAGGGCCAGTTTTCGGTGGCGGGCAACACCGTGATCTTCGTCGCCGGCGCGATGGCAAACCGGCCCTGTCCGCCGGACCGCGCGCAGGCCGATGACGAGTTGATCGCGGCCCTGACCGACGCAGGCACCTGGAAGCGGCAAGGCGATTTCGTCTCGTTCGTCGGCGCGAAAGCGCTACGGTTTCGCATCAATACGAACTAG
- a CDS encoding Spy/CpxP family protein refolding chaperone, translated as MKNIVVVGATALFLTASPIAHAQTPSPAAPERLNAADRNTLMDLRIDLAKAALQLTPDQEKYWPAVENAIRARAEDRKARVAKISETVGRRADQNPVEVMRNRDPIAFLQRRSEALAQRSADVDKLAEAWQPLYKTFSPEQRQRMAAIAIFVLHDMSESVERRRAQSDDED; from the coding sequence ATGAAGAACATAGTAGTGGTCGGAGCAACTGCACTCTTCCTTACGGCATCGCCGATTGCCCACGCGCAAACTCCTTCTCCTGCTGCTCCGGAACGCTTGAATGCAGCGGACCGGAATACCCTGATGGACTTGCGGATTGATCTGGCAAAGGCCGCATTGCAACTGACACCTGACCAGGAAAAATACTGGCCGGCTGTAGAGAACGCTATTCGCGCCAGGGCGGAGGACCGGAAAGCCCGTGTTGCAAAAATCTCGGAAACAGTAGGCAGACGGGCCGACCAAAACCCGGTCGAAGTCATGCGCAATCGTGACCCCATCGCCTTCTTGCAACGACGCTCGGAAGCATTGGCTCAACGATCAGCCGATGTGGATAAGCTCGCCGAGGCGTGGCAGCCACTCTATAAAACGTTCAGTCCCGAACAGCGGCAGCGCATGGCGGCCATCGCGATCTTTGTACTCCACGACATGAGTGAATCCGTAGAACGGCGTCGTGCGCAGTCTGACGACGAGGACTGA
- a CDS encoding L-lactate permease — protein MWDQHYNPLGNAALSTIAAAVPVVTLLVLIASGKVKAHLAAIIALIVANIITIAIFTMPADMSIRASLLGVVIGFFPIGWIVLNVIFLYRITVETGRFELLQRAIGGVTTDRRLQLLLIAFAFGAFFEGASGFGTPVAITGAVLIGLGFSPLAASGLSLIANTAPVAYGALGTPIQGLASVTGLDPYVLGAMVGRQLPFFSLIVPFWLTWAFAGWRGMITIWPAILVTGVSFAVPQFVISNFINPWIVDIGASLISMGCLILFLKVWQPRELWLSPALRGKDESAATMKPAKPLDTTKLSQAQLWSALLPWIIVCVVMLIWGTGSFKTWANSIFVWKYQVPELHNLINKVPPVAAKPTPEAALFDFTYLSFTGTGMLIAAIISGFLMGFSPLKMVAEYGRTIRLCAISLITISAMLAIGTLTRLSGVDATLGLAFAATGVLYPFFGTLLGWLGVALTGSDTASNVLFGNLQKITAEQLGLSPVLMAAANSSGGVMGKMIDAQSIVVASTATNWYGHEGSILRYVFLHSIVLACLVGVLVTLQAYVHPFTMMVLK, from the coding sequence ATGTGGGATCAACACTATAATCCGCTGGGCAACGCCGCGCTGTCGACGATCGCCGCCGCCGTGCCTGTGGTCACGCTGCTGGTGCTGATCGCCAGCGGCAAGGTCAAGGCGCATCTGGCGGCCATCATCGCGCTGATCGTCGCCAATATCATCACCATCGCCATCTTCACCATGCCTGCCGACATGTCGATCCGCGCCTCGTTGCTCGGCGTTGTGATCGGCTTCTTTCCAATCGGCTGGATCGTGCTCAACGTCATCTTTCTCTACCGCATCACGGTCGAGACCGGCCGGTTCGAACTGCTGCAGCGGGCGATCGGCGGCGTCACCACCGACCGCCGCCTGCAACTTCTCTTGATCGCGTTCGCATTCGGCGCGTTCTTCGAAGGCGCATCGGGCTTCGGCACGCCGGTGGCGATCACCGGCGCGGTCCTGATCGGGCTTGGCTTCTCGCCGCTGGCCGCCTCCGGCCTTTCGCTGATCGCCAACACCGCGCCCGTCGCCTATGGCGCGCTCGGCACGCCGATCCAGGGTCTGGCGTCCGTGACCGGCCTCGATCCTTATGTGCTCGGCGCGATGGTCGGCCGGCAACTGCCGTTCTTCTCGCTGATCGTGCCGTTCTGGCTGACCTGGGCGTTTGCGGGCTGGCGCGGCATGATCACGATCTGGCCGGCCATTCTCGTCACCGGCGTCTCGTTCGCGGTTCCGCAATTCGTGATCTCGAACTTCATCAATCCGTGGATCGTCGATATCGGCGCGTCACTGATCTCGATGGGCTGCCTCATCCTGTTCCTCAAGGTGTGGCAACCCCGCGAACTTTGGCTGTCTCCGGCGCTGCGCGGAAAAGATGAATCGGCCGCGACCATGAAGCCCGCCAAGCCGCTGGATACGACGAAGCTCAGCCAGGCACAGCTCTGGAGCGCGCTGCTGCCGTGGATCATCGTCTGCGTCGTGATGCTGATCTGGGGCACCGGCTCGTTCAAGACCTGGGCGAATTCGATCTTCGTCTGGAAGTATCAGGTGCCCGAGCTGCACAACCTGATCAACAAGGTGCCGCCGGTGGCCGCAAAACCGACGCCCGAAGCTGCGCTGTTCGACTTCACCTATCTGTCCTTCACCGGGACCGGGATGCTGATCGCCGCGATCATTTCCGGCTTCCTGATGGGCTTCTCGCCGCTGAAGATGGTCGCGGAATATGGCCGCACCATCAGGCTGTGCGCGATCTCGCTGATCACGATCTCGGCGATGCTCGCCATCGGCACGCTGACGCGGCTCTCCGGCGTCGACGCCACGCTCGGCCTCGCCTTTGCCGCCACCGGCGTGCTCTATCCCTTCTTCGGCACGCTGCTCGGCTGGCTCGGTGTGGCGCTGACGGGATCGGACACCGCTTCCAACGTGCTGTTCGGCAATCTGCAGAAGATCACCGCCGAACAGCTCGGTCTGTCCCCCGTGCTGATGGCCGCCGCCAATTCGTCCGGCGGCGTCATGGGCAAGATGATCGACGCGCAATCGATCGTCGTCGCCTCGACCGCGACCAACTGGTACGGCCATGAAGGCTCGATCCTGCGTTACGTCTTCCTGCATTCGATCGTGCTGGCCTGCCTCGTCGGCGTGCTGGTGACGCTGCAGGCCTACGTCCATCCGTTCACGATGATGGTTTTGAAATAG
- a CDS encoding ABC transporter ATP-binding protein/permease, with protein sequence MNNLRPTLATVWRISAPYFRSEDKWAGRGLLAAVIAIELAIVGINVLITQWNARFYNALQDRNWDTFVSEIIYFCVVVSIFIVLAVYQLYLNQWLQIRWRQWMTARYLGDWLHQANHYRMQLQGDAADNPDQRMTDDVKLFVDRTLNIGLGLLNSVVTLASFVVMLWGLSNAAPLHLFGQEYAIPGYLVWCALIYSVLGTVLTHLIGWPLVGIDFRQQQYEADFRFNLVRVRENSEQIALLHGEQAERERLLVRFGRVVENWLAIMNRTKKITAFTASYNQASVIFPYILVAPAYFAEKIQLGGMMQTASAFSNVQGALSFFITIYRQLAEWQAVVNRLDGFEAGIAAARDLATRDDRVHVVETAGAGAIDLKELALRLPNGTPLVNASGLSLRKGERTLVTGPSGSGKSTLFRAIAGIWPFGSGSISIPAGATMMMLPQRPYFPTGSLRGAIEYPAKEGTFTDGQIGGALEQAGLPRLASQLDEHGHWNRTLSLGEQQRLGLTRALLHTPQYLFLDEATASLDEPSEAALYQLLEKKLPATTIVSIGHRSTLDAFHQRNVSLVRDGERFALRDEKPTARTT encoded by the coding sequence GTGAACAACCTCCGCCCGACGCTCGCCACGGTGTGGCGCATCTCCGCCCCCTATTTCCGCTCCGAAGACAAATGGGCCGGCCGCGGACTGCTGGCCGCCGTGATTGCCATTGAGCTTGCGATCGTCGGCATCAACGTCCTGATCACTCAGTGGAACGCCCGCTTCTACAACGCCCTGCAGGATCGAAACTGGGACACCTTCGTCAGCGAGATCATCTATTTCTGCGTCGTTGTCAGCATTTTCATCGTGCTGGCGGTCTATCAGCTCTACCTCAATCAATGGCTGCAGATCCGCTGGCGGCAATGGATGACCGCGCGCTATCTCGGTGACTGGCTGCATCAGGCCAATCACTACCGGATGCAGCTTCAGGGGGATGCCGCCGACAACCCCGACCAGCGCATGACCGACGACGTCAAATTGTTCGTCGATCGCACGCTCAATATCGGCCTCGGCCTTCTGAATTCGGTCGTCACGCTGGCGTCCTTTGTCGTGATGTTGTGGGGCCTTTCGAATGCCGCGCCGCTGCACCTGTTCGGCCAGGAATATGCAATTCCCGGCTACCTCGTCTGGTGCGCGTTGATCTATTCGGTGCTCGGCACTGTGCTAACCCATCTGATCGGTTGGCCACTGGTCGGCATCGATTTCCGGCAACAGCAATATGAAGCGGATTTTCGCTTCAACCTGGTGCGCGTGCGGGAAAACTCCGAACAGATTGCGCTATTGCACGGCGAGCAGGCCGAGCGCGAGCGCCTTCTGGTTCGCTTCGGACGCGTGGTGGAGAACTGGCTCGCCATCATGAACCGGACCAAGAAGATAACGGCGTTCACCGCCAGCTATAATCAGGCTTCGGTAATCTTTCCCTACATCCTGGTGGCGCCGGCTTACTTCGCGGAGAAGATCCAGCTCGGCGGCATGATGCAGACCGCATCGGCGTTTTCGAACGTGCAGGGCGCGCTTTCGTTCTTCATCACCATCTACCGCCAACTGGCGGAGTGGCAGGCCGTGGTCAACCGTCTCGACGGGTTCGAGGCAGGAATTGCAGCGGCGCGCGATCTCGCAACCCGCGACGACCGGGTTCACGTGGTCGAGACCGCGGGGGCCGGCGCCATCGACCTCAAGGAGCTGGCGCTGCGGCTGCCGAACGGAACGCCGCTGGTGAACGCGAGCGGACTGAGTTTGCGCAAGGGCGAGCGCACGCTGGTGACCGGGCCCTCGGGCTCCGGCAAATCGACGCTGTTCCGTGCCATTGCCGGCATCTGGCCGTTCGGGAGCGGCTCGATTTCGATTCCGGCCGGGGCAACAATGATGATGCTGCCGCAGCGACCGTATTTCCCGACCGGATCACTGCGAGGCGCGATCGAGTACCCCGCCAAGGAAGGGACGTTCACCGACGGGCAAATCGGCGGCGCGCTCGAGCAGGCAGGACTGCCGAGGCTCGCGTCGCAACTCGACGAACACGGGCACTGGAACCGGACGCTCTCGCTCGGAGAACAGCAGCGCCTTGGACTGACCCGCGCGCTGCTACACACACCGCAGTATTTATTCCTGGACGAAGCGACGGCGTCGCTCGACGAACCTTCGGAAGCAGCACTGTATCAACTGCTCGAGAAGAAATTGCCGGCGACCACCATCGTCTCGATCGGCCATCGCTCGACACTGGATGCCTTCCATCAGCGCAATGTCAGCCTGGTGCGCGACGGCGAACGGTTTGCGCTACGGGACGAAAAGCCGACGGCACGAACGACATAG